AGGGTACGGAGCCAGGCTTTGGGCGCATGGAGGCCGTACATAGGGCGTTGGCTGCGGCGCACCTAAGAaacctagggtttctgaaactgTTTTAACCTTTGGGCCTCTGTGCCGTGTAATCTTAGGCTAGGATATTAATTTGGGTATTGGGTTAGTGATTGGGCCAAAGTCTGTAAATGGACATTTAATGGACTATTAAGATTTAGATTTTTTGTTTACTTATTTGGGCTTTAATGTAGACCCGGGCAAATTGGCCCGTTTACAGGTCGGATTGAGTTGGACTTAAGTATAATGTTAATATACTTTATGCTTGCCTAAGGCCGGGTCGGTCTAAAATATGGGCTTAAAAATTTGCCCAAACCCGCCCATATTTGCAAAAGACTAACCCAAATCATTTTAGGTGTGCTCatattatttttaagattttaaaaatatatttatattatattattttattgaattttttatatagtcatcttaacattattttaatatttacattagagtagtaatatatatttagtataggcttaattttttaatgtgttctaaattacataatatataaaaataacataatataaagtattacaAACTTAAAATCGGGTCGAGCTCAGGCCTTAAATGTTCAAGCTCATATTTTAAACAAATCTATTTTTTGggtctaatatttttatttaaatatttctaGATTTTGAACGAGCCTTTATGCCTGAGTAGGTAACCTGATCCATAACCAAGTGTAAGTGGGCCTTAAACAAAATTTGGGCTTGGATGAAGGTTTCTAAAATCATAATGGCTTTTATGTAATTTGAGATAGATATGAAGAATATATAAGCAGTTAGAATAAGAAAAGTGGAAGAGAAAATGTTTTTTATTAGCTCTTAATTCTCAACCAATGCCAACAACCCGGTTTGGCGGCATGGAAATTGATTccgaaattaaatttaaaaatatataaaaacaaggtgaaaagacagaggttgagattttgATAGGAGGGAAGATGGCCATCGCAAGTCTCTTGGGATGGCTCGTGACCTTCTTCTTCCTCATATCTCTTCTCGCCATTATTTGTTATCAggtcattttctttctttttaatataattttaattttttgttaacAATCGTTTGATAATGGCAAATTTTGCAGCTTATGTGCTTTATTGATTTGGAAATTGATTACATAAATCATTATGATTCGGCGGTACGGATAAACAAGGTTGTGATGCCGGAGTTCATAATCCAAGCCGTTTTCTGTTTAGTCTGTTTAATTACGGgacattattttctttttttcccgTCTCTCCCATATTTATACTATAATTTTATATTGTAAGTTTCTAAAATCCTTCAAAAATTATCCtcaactatttttattttatttttatttttgaaaaaaaagggtTTTTGGAATTGAATGAACAGGTATAGAAGGAGAAAACATTTGGTTGATGTAACAGAGATATTTAATCAGCTCAAGTGGGAAAAGAAACAACGACTAATCAAACTTGGCTATCTTATTAtccttttaattgtttttatattttggtaATTATGATCTCACCAAATtacaaatattatatattttttccttACTCATAaaattggtttaaatatgtttcaGGTTGATTTGGACAGTAGGAAAAGATGATGATTATTAAACAGGCTTTGGATCAAATATTCTTCCAACCTTTGTTTTTCCAATTTACCgtaatatttttttattcacaATTTGTACAATGTATGAGCATTGGGTTATTATAATACAatgagatttttattttttattttttcaacaaCTTTGTGATTAATATATGAATGCAACAACCATACTTTACCTAAATTATGTAAAACTAATTTATCATTGACATTAAAATTACTGTGAAAAAGTATTTTTAATAAGTTTAAGAATATTCGTCGTCACTATTAAAGATTTTTTTTTAGGTAACTTCATTggaaaaactattttttttttttgaactcttttgtttcacacttgtgaacttattcaatATAAATTTCATAAACTTTATTATATAATACCATAATTATAGGGggtgaagattgtaaagcctcgACTTTTAGCTCTTGTATATATAAACACATCTAACATATCATTTATCAATCaacataacatcatataaataCCAAACAACATAGGCGCGCTCATCACAAGAtaaacttttatttcatttcatacatcatgacatccatatcatgaactcttttcatacctttccaagtttcaactcatcataagCACATTCTTACTCAGACACATTAGTGTCACTTTCAACACTTTTTGAAATAACTCGCTTAAAAAGTATTCCTGtctataagtaaaataaaaatttgatcggATTATACGCATCActctatcacagatttatatggcatgtatctcTAAACACTTTACattattttcttttgatcatgaatttcattatttctataATTCTATAGTTTCTTTTTGCACATATTTACctagtttatcatttatatccattttctatcctttcatttcacattttattttcaattcaattttcacatttgCCTCTCAGAGCTTTTACCAACAGGAATAGaagataatatcatatgaatcttattatcaagtGTTTTATCACATATATTAGCTTGGAAAATcaaagaaagatagagtagtACCGCTTGTGAATCAATCAAACTTGCGATAATTTTTGTCTATTAGCATATTTATCTAaccttttaatatatttattatagcATCCAAACATTAACAATTGCATATGCCTCTGAAAATATCAGTACATATAAAATACCTACATAATAtcccaaaaatttactataatatacCCAATTATAACtgttatattcaaatatttttgcaatttattcaccaatctattgactagtatagtcatcaataatttcacatcattcGGTTCACTCAAGAAATTAATTTGGAAGGAATTTTCAGTCAACCATTCTCAGAAATACCATATTTGAACAAATCGATTTTCCTATAAATAACTTCTTTATTTAACAGTGGTACTGTATATCCCAGCTAGTTTTCAGAAAAATTTGATGTCTCTATTCAGAACCCATCTTTACCTATTAACGCATTCTCGCCCGATTGtattatcaattgttcaaccattgaACTTTTTTCACTTTCCGCTTCgaatttaatcaatataaatctcatgaatttcattgCATATAACTCGTATTAGTAAAGGGTATAGATCGTAAAGcctcataatttaattttcatgtatttacttatataacatttattattctcaagtattataaaacatttatccgtACTTTTTTAGTACGCTTCttcataactaacatttttactCGTGGATAATCCTTTATCTTGTAACGaaaattgtttaattttttatttaacagAGGCCCAAGAGACTAGATAGAACACTTGGATATACAGACCTATCTgagaggtgcattattatgcactaatGAAGCAGAGAGCACCGAAGTGCTATACTGAGAGCACAAATGTGCTAATCGAGAGCACCGACGCGCTAAATATCGAGAGCATCGGCGTGCTAGTAATCAGAGAGCACTGGCGTGCTAAATATCAGAGAGCACTGGCGTGCTAAATATCAGAGAGCACAAATGTGCTAATCAGAGAGCACTGACGTGCTAATATTCAGAGAGCATGCTGAAGTCCCTTAACATCCTAgtagttctaatcttgtctacttgggcaaattatttcATACATGCATATCAGTTTTACACCTTTCGCATAATAtttttacatgctttacaatttaatccttgtaccaataatttatatgtttatatctTTCGTATCTtcaatacatgtaatatatttcaaaattcactattcattcataattctctaataatccttatcatgtacttcatatatcacatttatatattttgtaatttagtcatcaaGACAATATTTCATAtagtaatataatttacttttaataatacatataacataatattcatcatcgacatgtattataaaacttttattcttgcccccttttttttttttaccgatTCATCATAATCAACTTTCTACTTGTATACTTGAGTATCGTTTTTAGCATTATCATAATTAACTTGGTTATAAAACATCTCTTTCTATAAGTAAAACAAATTTCATTAgagtcgagagatatcacacCATCACATATTTTAATGACATgtgtttttagacttcacatatactacgtttgatccgagaaccgactaaaccgtagctctgataccattaaatgtaataccccatacccgtacctgagaccgggataggatacgaggcattaccgagattttcagaataatttcaattaatttatattatttagtattcattttcatgtttcatgtaacattcttttcatatattcaaaaaaaatatcatataaagtacgatacaatacttaaattttcatatttacatgctcatgcaggatatacgaacctacctgactaaattgcagaaataccaagatttaggggcatattggtgaTTTACCTtattcccaaatttcacccaatattaaattgataattgataatttagataataaaacaattcattcctttcaatttagtcattttcgacatttttataaaattacccataaagttttacttttattcaatttagtccttgagccaaaaacatacaaattagccatgctagctgaatattcatacatatttttcctcctcctcctctccattccacatccttagtataaacaacaaacttgtaggtaacattatccataattttcactatctacttatgtgaatattcaagctgtccatctgtgtcatggtcactaaattatttttatcttgagatacagaactccaaattaagatcctataattttccctgaaactagactcatataccttcttaccataaaaatttcataatttttggttgggccaattaatacaatttattcattaaagtctctcttgttctgctgtctgacagttccgacccttcttcactaaaaattaattatcttcttgtacaggattcgaatgatgtactcgtttatttctcttgaaaatagactcattcaggattctaaacatataaatttaagcccctaattaattttatccaattttttatgattttccaaagtcagaacaggggaactcgaaatcattctgaccttgtctcacaaaagttattatatctcatgatttacaattccattgcttacataatttcttttataagaaactagactcaataagctttaatttcatattttattcatcctctaattcgatttctataatttttggtgatttttcaaagttagactactactgctgtctaaaacagttttagtgcaaaatgttgatttccattttgccccaaatttcacaattcatacaattcagtccttgctcaattaaccctcaattaagataattttctcaattaatacttttctagacattataagttatttcataactattgaaattcagaatttccatatgaaactctaacttcaaactcttttacaattaggtcccaaacattcactttctattcaattctttcaataaaatcagcatataaataatttaaagctctaattccatgccaaatcatcatatacttccagaacatattcatagcaactttcaatttctttcatagaatcaaaaactaatgaattcaacaagtggacttagttgtaaaagtcacaaaaacataaaaatttcaaggagaaagcaagaattaaacttatatgaagctagagtatgaaaaccagcttgaaccctcctccatggctgtttttcagctgatataaaaaccagcttgaaccctcctccatggctgtttttcagctgatgaatatgaagagaaatgaagagaattctagatattccaatttagtcccatttttatttagccaattttggcaattttccaattttgccactatttcatccatttccagatttttctcagctattgccgcccaaaatatctcatttaggactattttcactttaggtccttcctcatttgacaattgagctatttaatccttctagcaacttttacacccttttcaatttagtcctttttatttaattaaccacccaaacatcaaaattttctgactaaattttaatactacctcaccaacactccataaatatttctaaaaatatttatggctcgatttatgaagtcgaggtctcgatacctcattctcgacccaatttacctaattaattcttttaaatcaccaaattcactaattcaaaaatgcttttatattcgcatttgactcataggtattaatttattaaatttttaactcacccgtcggatttggtgatctcaaatctctattcccgataccactgaaaattaggctgttacagaaATATATGTGCATGGCAAGTGAATTCCAATAACAATCTATGTTAAAACGTGAAGTGATAATATAGTAAATTAAAGTGTTAGTAAGTTTGTTACATAAATATATTGAATAATCTCTTGATATAAATGATATGTTGATGAAATTATATTAGTAATATTGttactatttttaaattaaagaaaTGATAAGATTTAAATTCATGGGTACTTACAAAGCTTTCACAAACTTAACACATTATTTTCATCGCATAGGTGAAAGATCAAATTGAAGTTTTTATACGAAGTGGTGACCTTGACACATCTCACCACATCATCATCAAATTTTGGGAGAAAAGGGGTATGAAATAAACTTTACTGTATAAAGTATGACATATACATAGGTgaattaatgaaataataaagaaaGTGTCTAGTTGTTTAATATTTGAGTACTTTAAGGTATTTATTGAAAACATAATTCACGTTTGATGAGAATCAAACAGTCAGTGACGTTGCGACTTAGAATCCCCAAAGTCGTGGCATCAACCCGAAAGTTTtaaaactttataatttaatatttattcgaCTTTAGGTTAGTAAAAATCTTTCATAAGCTCGTATAATACTCGGATAAGATTGTGAATCATGTTATGAGTGTGTAATAATCTTAACAGCATGAACAAAAGGTTAAATGGAATGGTAATTATTTGTAAGTGCTCCGACAAcgaatgtgacatcccaaaacTTGGACCCAACGATCGGGTCAAGTATGGGGTGTTGCACACCAACCCAGTCaaacttttaataataatactaagaTTTTTATCACACGACTATGTTTGTGGAAACCACATATATAGAATATAGAtgtatgtttaaaaataacatataataaataataaaacatattatttgaaactaattaataattataaaatatgtacaatattaaaatgaataaaatagattaaattatgaGTGTAAtcaaattta
This is a stretch of genomic DNA from Gossypium arboreum isolate Shixiya-1 chromosome 11, ASM2569848v2, whole genome shotgun sequence. It encodes these proteins:
- the LOC108459082 gene encoding protein cornichon homolog 4-like produces the protein MAIASLLGWLVTFFFLISLLAIICYQLMCFIDLEIDYINHYDSAVRINKVVMPEFIIQAVFCLVCLITGHYFLFFPSLPYLYYNFILYRRRKHLVDVTEIFNQLKWEKKQRLIKLGYLIILLIVFIFWLIWTVGKDDDY